TAACAGGTTTTTTGCGTATAGCAATTGTTCTAGACTTTGTAAAAAAAGCTCTCTCTCTACAACAGGTCCCTCCTAACTCCGTTATTTTTGGTATAGCCCTCTTTGTTACATCATTTGTAATGTGGCCAGTATTTACTCAGATGTACGATAATGGATTTAAGCCATTTAGTGAAGGACAGATCGATACAACTCAGATGCTTAATGAGGTAGAGAAACCTATAAGACTATTTATGTTTAGGCAGTTAGATGGACACTATGATAATGTTGAACTGTTTATGAGCCTACGGGATCTTCCTGCTCCAAACAATTTATCTGAAGTACCAACACATATATTAATACCAGCTTTTGTTATAAATGAGTTAACAGTAGCTTTTAAAATGGGTATATTAATATATCTACCATTTATAATTATAGATATGATAGTTGCATCAACACTGATGTCAATGGGGATGATCATGTTACCTCCAGTAATGATATCAATGCCATTTAAGCTTATTCTGTTTATATTAGTAGATGGTTGGAGTTTAATTGTATCATCCTTAGTTAGAAGTATCTTGTAGGAGGAATCATGGATAGTGCTATGATAACAGAGATTGTTAAACAATCAATTATTACAATAATTTTAGTAGCTGCACCAGTCTTATTAATAAGTATGATTGTAGGTCTTATTGTCTCCATATTTCAAGCAACAACTTCTATCCAAGATCAAACCTTGACTTTTGTACCAAAAATTATGGCTATTTTTGGAACATTAATTGTATTTGGACCTTGGATGGGGGAGACTGTAATTGATAAAACCCTTTGGATCTTTGGACTAATAGCAGAAGTTAGTTAGATGTTTTTAGAGAGTCTAGCAAATAACTCCGAAATCTATTTTCTCATTTTTGCAAGAATAATTGCCCTGTTTATGACGTCTCCTATTTTATCAAATGCAGTTGTTCCAGGAGTAGTAAGGAATTCACTAGCCCTAATGATAACTATAGTTATATATCCATTTGCAAAGGAGTATATGATACCAGACGATGCAATTTCCTTTTTTTTCTAGCCCTTGGTGAGGTTGCCCTTGGGATTATTACTGGTTTTTTTATTACGATTATATTTGCTATATTTCAATTAGCTGGTCAGATGTTTGCAGTTCAGATGGGTTTTGGTGCATCCCAGGTATTTGACCCAATGGCCCAGGTACAGATCCCTGTAATTGGTCAACTCTTTAACTTTGTTGCACTATTTATTTTTATTACAACTGGGGCTTTTCAAAAAATATTTATAATTGGAATTGTAAGATCCATAGAGTTTGTAAAGGCAACAGACTTAATAGTACAACAGGAGTTTTTATTAGATAGAGCTATTTATGCCTTTAGTACACTATTTTCCCAGGCTCTAATTATAGCTTTCCCAATGTTAGGCACATTGATACTTCTATCTGTAACAATGGGTTTGTTGGCTAAAGCGTCACCACAAATGAATCTTATGATGGTTGGTTTCCCAATTCAAATTACAATTGGTTTTGTTATGATAGCCTTTTCTCTGCCATATTTAATCGAAAAGTTTAGTATAATTTTAGATAATAACTTCTACTTTATTGCAGAGATATTCTCTAGGGTTGCAAACTATGAGTAGGGATCTATATTATAAATATGGTGAAGTTGACCTTCCTTATATAGGGCTTCAATGGTTTGCTGCAGAGGATGAAGGTCGAACTGAGGACGCCACAGAGCAGAAAAAAAAGAAGAGTAGGGAGGAAGGGAAAGTTGCAAAGTCATCTGAACTTGTAGCAGCCCTTGTTGTACTTCTGCCTATATCTACACTAGGTATATTAGGCTCTTTTTTTTGGGGAAGACTATACTCAATGATGAGGTTTTACCTATCTAATATCGATAGGTTTGAACTTATGGAGTTTGGTACTTTAATACCAAGTTTTTTTAGTTATTACGGCTCTGTAGTAGGGCCTATTGCCATAATTGCGGTGATCTCAGCAATACTAGCGAACCTATTACAGGTTGGGTTTCTTTTTACTACAAAGGCTATTGAGCCAAAGTTCGAAAAAATAGCTCCAAATATTGGGAAATATATAACCAAGACCTTATTTTCTATGGAAGCTGTTTATAATTTATTAAAATCAATTTTTAAGATAGGAATCATTGGATTTTTAGCTTATCTTAATGTAAAATCAATTATGCCAAATTTGGTGGTTCTTATGAATCACTCTATAACGGAGTCATTTTCATTAATTGCAGGAACAGCTTTTAAGATGATGATCCAAGCTGCTGTTATTATGCTTGCTATATCTATACCTGATTACCTTTTTCAAAGGAATCAGCATTTAGACTCTATAAAGATGAGTAAGCAGGAAGTTAAAGAGGAGTATAAGCAGATGGAGGGAGACCCCCAAATTAAAGGTAGACTTAAGCAGAAGATGCAAGAGATATTAAATAGTACTATGATACAAAACGTACCAAAGGCTGATGTAGTTGTTACAAACCCTACTCACTTTGCAGTAGCATTAGAGTATGATAGTCAGACCATGATAGCTCCAAGAGTTAGCGCTAAGGGTCAGGATAATATTGCACTTAATATTAAACAGGTTGCAAAGGATAATGGAGTTCCTATTATTGAGAATAAACCATTGGCTAGGGGTTTATATGCAGATACTGAAATAGGGGATACGGTTCCTGATAAGTATTGGAGTATAGTTGCAACAGTATTAGCGGAAGTTAAGAGAATTGATAAAAGTATTAGGGGTTAATTGTAAATAAGATGGCAAGTATTGGTGACAATGTAAAAAAAGTATTAGGTGGAAATACCGGGGATTTTGCCCTTGCATTTGGTATTATTGGTTTAATTGCAATTATTGTAATTCCAATGCCTACCGGCTTTTTAGATTTTTTAATGATTTTAAATATAGCAGGTTCAATAGTTATTATTTTAACTGTAATATATTCTAGAAGTGCATTAGATTTCTCACTATTTCCAACCATGTTATTAACCTCAACAATTTTTGGTCTATCACTAAATATCGCTTCTACAAGGCTTATTTTAACAAAGGGTATTAACTTCTCTGGAAGAATGGTTAGGGCCTTTGCTACAGTTGTTGTTGGAACAAGTGGGGCTGAGGGTTTAGTTGTAGGAATTGTAATATTTATAATAATTATAGTAGTGCAGTTTATGGTTATTACTAAGGGAGCTACTAGGGTTGCAGAAGTTGCTGCAAGATTTAGTTTAGATGCTCTTCCTGGAAAACAGATGTCAATAGAGGCTGAGTTTAATTCAGGTTCATTAACCGAGGATGAAGCTAGAAAGAAGAAGGAAGACCTACAAAAAGAGGTTAACTTTTATGGTGCTATGGATGGTGCTAGTAAGTTTATATCTGGGTCGGTAAAAGCTGGCCTTGCAATAACTTTTATTAATATAATTGCCGGTTTTATTATTGGGATAAGTATTCGTGGCGAGGCCGCAGGAGCTGCTGCTGAGGTATATACCCGTTTAACAATTGGTGATGGTTTAGTATCCCAGGTTCCAACCCTATTAATATCATTTGCAACAGGTTTAATGGTAACAAGATCCATATCAGATGGTACTTTTAGTGCCGATGTTAAAAATCAATTTACAAGAACTTCAAATATCTACTGGGTTGCATCAGTATTTTTATTATTATTATCTTTTATTAAGGGTTTTCCTTGGTACTTATTGGCACCTTTATCAGTCCTAAGTGGATATTTTGGTTATGTTTTAAGCCGTGGGGAGAGAATTAAAGAGGAAAATATTAAAAAAGAGGAAGAACAGAAAGCCAATAGTGTAACTAAAGAGCCAGAAGAGATGGCTCCTGTTGTCCCCTTAGATCCTCTAGCCTTAGAGTTAGGGTATGGCCTTATTCCCCTTGTAGATCAAGAACATGGAGCAGAACTTCTTAACAGAATTACAAAAATTAGAAGGGAAGCTGCCCTAGATTTAGGTTTGGTTGTTCCTCGAATTAGAATTGTAGATAATATGAGATTAGAACCAGCTGAATACTCCTTTAAGATTAGGGGGGTATCAGTAGGTAAGGGAATAATTAATTTAGGACAGTACTTGGCTATAAACCCGGGAGGGGAGAGGGAAGAGTTACCAGGTTCCCACACCACAGACCCAACCTTTGGGCTTCCAGCTATTTGGATAAATGATGACGTAAGGGATACTGCGGAGAGGGCTGGATATACAGTTGTAGACTCGCCATCAATTATCGCAACCCATCTAACAGAGATTATTCGTAACTTTGCCCATGAAATTTTAGGTAGGCAAGAGGTTAAGTCCATAGTTGATGCTCTTAAAGAGAACTTTTCAGCAGTTGTTGAGGAAGTTAATAAGGAGTTTAGTATTGGGGATGTACAAAAAGTTTTACAAGGCTTATTAAAGGAGCAGGTTTCAATTAGAAATATAGTCTCGATTTTAGAGACAATGAGTGACTATTCTGGAATTACTAAGGATACAAACTATTTAATTGAAAAAGTTAGACAATCCCTTGGTAGGCAGATATGTCAACAATACATTAGTGATGACAACATATTACACGTAATTACAATTGAACCATCCTTTGAACAGGAGATAATTGACTCCGCAATGGAGACTACTTCCGGGCGTATTGCAGCCCTATCCCCTGATCGGCAGAGACTTTGGATAAATAGTTTAACAAATGTTATGAATAATGTTGGAAACATGGGCTTTTATCCTGTATTATTATGCTCAGAATCGGCTAGGCCAATTGTTAAAAAAGTATTGAGAGGGATATTGCAGACTTAGCAGTATTATCAGTTCATGAAATATCTGAAAAGGTTAAGGTTGAATCCCTTGGATATGTATCATTAGAGGAAGTTAGCACATGATGTATTTTACAGAGACAGGCCGTACTCACCAGGAACTAATTTTATTAATTAGGGATAAGTATGGTCCTGACGCTACAGTTTTAAGTAGAAAGAAAATTACAGTAGGAGGTTTTTTAGGTTTTTTCCAGAAAGATGGCCTTGAGTATTCAGGTTATGTTTCATCAAAAGGTAGACCTAAACTCTCCGAAAACGATAAAAAAGAGCAGAAGAAAATTTTAGACAGTGTTAAAGTGGAAAAGAAGAGGGAAGACTCTCTACAAAAAATATTAGATGAAGTAAAAAGTCTAAAAGAGGATATTAAATCCGCCCCTTCCAATGAGGGTGGAGGTGAGTTACCTTCACTATTGGCCATTGAAAACTATCTCTTTGAGAACGACTTTTCCCTATCTTATATAAAAAAGACCTTGGATAGACTTAAGGCAGAACTCCCCTTTGCCGAACTTAATGATTTTGAAATTACAATGAACAGAGTTAATAGTTGGATTGAGGAGAGTATTACTATTCATCAGGATCGTAATAAAAAGAGAAATGTTTTTATACTTGTAGGTCCCACAGGAGTTGGGAAAACTACCACTATTGCAAAACTTGCCGCCCAAAAAGGATTAGGTATAGCAGGTAGCCAAAAGTACTCTGTTAGAATGATTACCATAGATAATTACAGAATTGCAGCAAAAAAACAGATCGAAACCTATGGTGAGATTATGGGAATTCCTGTTACATGCTGTGAAAGTTATGAAGATTTAAAGCGAGAAATTGATATTAATAGTGATGTTGATTACATTTTTGTCGATACTATAGGCAAAAGCCCAAAGGATTTTGTTAAGTTAGCAGAGATGCGACGGATTTTAGAGGGTTGTGGGCAAGAGTGTGAAGTCCACTTAGCTTTTAGCGCAACTACAAAAACATGGGATATTAGGGAGATTATGAAACAGTATAATCCCTTTGGTTATGACTCGGTTATAATAACAAAACTGGATGAGACTACAAGGTGTGGCAACCTAATTAGTCTATTACACGAACAGAAACAGAAGGTTTCATATATTACAACAGGTCAAATGGTTCCCCAGGATATAGAAGTTGCAACTAAGGAAAAAATAATGTCATTACTTGTTGGAAGTAAACAGGTAACAAAAGGATAATTTATGGCAGATCAAGCAGAATCGTTACGAGAGTTAATGAAAAATCAGAATGGTGATAATAGCAATACAAATACAGCTATACTTGAATCTACTCCAGAAAAAACAACGGGAAAAACAAGAATAATTGCTGTTGCTAGTGGAAAGGGTGGTGTAGGTAAAACTAACATCTCTGCAAATCTAGCTATTACATATGCTAAACTAGGAAAAAAGGTTGTAATTTTGGATGCAGACCTTGGGCTAGCTAATGTTAACGTTATTTTAGGAATAATCCCTAAATTTAATCTATACCATGTTATTAGAAAGCAAAAAACAATGGAAGAGATTATATATGAAACTGATTATGGAATAAGAATGATAGCAGGAGCTTCAGGTTTTTCTAGAATAGCAAATCTTACAGAAGATGAGAGACAAATATTTATCTCTTCATTCCAAGCATTTGATGATGCGGACATCTTAATTGTTGATACTTCAGCTGGGGTATCTGAGAGTGTTTTATCCTTTTTAGAAGCGGCTGATGATGTTATTATTGTAACAACACCAGAACCTACAGCAATAACTGACGCCTATGGGATTATCAAGGTTATGTCCACAGAGATAGATAGAACTGATCTAAATATTAAGCTTATAGTAAATAGAACCCAGTCAGTAATGGAAGGGAAAAAAGTAGCCACAAGGGTTATTAATATAGCAGGGCAGTTTTTAAATCAGAAAATTGATTATCTAGGTTGTGTTTTTGATGATATTGCGGTACAAAACTGTGTTAGAAAGCAGAAACCTTTTACTATTTATGAACCTAAATGTAAGGCTTCTATGTGTCTAGACCATCTAGTTCATAGACTTGAGAATATTGAGTACAAGGAAGGAAAAGGCCTTAATAGCTTTATTCGTAAATTCATAAATAAATAGAAATCAATAATTGCTTGACTGTAGAGGTTTTTTTACTTAATCTAATAGGGGGATTAATTAAAAAGGACTATATGGATTTAAATATTAATAATGTAAATAAAAAAATCGTAATCTTCTTTTCTGTTTTTAGCTTTATCCTAAGTTTTATCTCTGGAATATTTGCTGGAAGTAGTTTTATTAATCTCATTTTTAGTAGTATTATATCAGGCGTTGTTATAGGTTTATTAATAGTTGCACTAAATTTTGTTGTTATTATTTTTTTACCAGAACTTCTCGAGGATAGTGATCAGATTGATTCAGACACCTTAGATGGTAATAACCGGGTTGATATAGTAATGCCAGAAGAGAGTTATAAAGTACAATCTAGGAATGAAGATGATGATACTCTTGATGCTCAGGTAGGAGAAGATACAGGAGATACACTTGATTCTGGATTTAAAGAAGTTAGCTTAGGTAATTTAGAGAGTTTGTCTTCATCGGATTCATTAACCTCTGATGATTCACAGATAAAAGAGGATTTTTCTGAAAGTGATAGTTTCACACCCTCTGGTTCTAGTGGCTCTACAGGAGTAGAAAGTCACTCTGTAGAAGAGATGGCTAAAGCTGTAAAAACAGTACTTAAAAAAGATTAAAAAGGGATGAGCATGAGTGATGTAATGATTGACGGAATGACTGAAGCTGAAGTTTGGAAGGAGTATAAAAAAAGTGGTGCTCCTAGACTTCGTGATGCTATAATTGTACAGTATGCACCCCTCGTAAAATATGTTGCAGGAAAATTAGCTGTAAATATGCCAAGTAATGTAGATTTTGATGATTTAGTTGGTTATGGTACATTTGGTTTAATAGATGCTGTAGGTAAATATAATCCTAATAAGGATGTTAAGTTTAAAACATATGCAGTTACAAGGATAAGAGGGTCTATCTTTGATGAACTTAGAAGTATGGATTGGATTCCAAGATCAGTTCGTCAGAAGGCAAAGGAAGTAGATTTAACCGTACAGATATTAGAGTCCCACCTAGGTAGGACTGCCACAGAGGATGAGATTGCTGATTATATGAATTTATCCCTTTCTGATTTAAGAAAGACAATGGTAAAAATTAGTGGGACATCTCTTTTATCCCTAAATGAATTATGGAGTACTGGAAATGATAACGATAAGGTCTCTATACAAGATAGTATTGAGTCTCCTAGTGGCCTCCAGCCTGATGTTATTATTGAAAAAGAAGAGATAAAAAGGGTAATTGCAGAGGCTATAACAGAACTTCCTGATAATGAGAAGAAGGTTTTAGTTTTATACTATTACGAGGATTTAACCCTTAAAGAGATAGGACAAATCTTAGAAGTAACAGAGTCTAGAATATCTCAACTACATACAAGAGCTATTGTTAGATTGAGAGGAAAATTAACAAATATAAAAAAAGGTTTATACTAAGAGGTTATATGGTAACAGTCGACGATTTTCGTGAGTACATGACGGAGCAACTAAAGTTGGATAGAGAGAGAAAATCCGTCCAAGTAATTGGTCCTAGTGTTGATGAAGCGTTGTTATCTGCATCTGTTGAGTTGGGAGTACCTAAATTTAGTTTAGAATATGAAGTCCTTGATAAGGGTTCTAAGGGCTTTTTTGGTGTAGGAAGACGAGATTGTATTTTAATAGTTTATCAAAGAGAGAAAAAAGATCACTCCCTACTTACAGACTCTATTGGGGATGACTTTGGGCTTGGTTCGGATATACTAATTAATGAAGATGGTTATTTTACAATAAATCTTAGTGATAAAGGTGCAAACCTCCTTGTCCACGAACAAGTTGGAACAGGAGACCCTGTAAGTGTCGATGCCGTTATACATGGGCTAATAGAACGGGGTGTTGAGGGTTTTGATAGAGATGAAGTAGAAAGAGTTGTAGAAGAAAAGGCTGATGAATTTGTTAAAATTGGGGATTTTACCCATAACTCTTTAAATGATGCCTCCCTAGACATTTCTATTTCTCCAGATGAACTCTTAGTCGAAATGTACGTTACTCCTCCAGGTTTTGGTGGAATGAACCTTACTGAAGAGCAGATAAAAGACGCTTTAGAAGTTGGTGGTGTTCAGTTTGGTATACGTCTAGATCTTATTGAAGATTTTATTAAACATCCTATATACAATGAAAATTATGTGATTGCC
Above is a genomic segment from Thiospirochaeta perfilievii containing:
- the fliP gene encoding flagellar type III secretion system pore protein FliP (The bacterial flagellar biogenesis protein FliP forms a type III secretion system (T3SS)-type pore required for flagellar assembly.), whose product is MKKFLLIIALFLAVFNISAQENNPDGTTTFEEGNTTLNSIPFIDLAVRSPEDNREVALSIQLLLFLTILTLSPTLLVLLTGFLRIAIVLDFVKKALSLQQVPPNSVIFGIALFVTSFVMWPVFTQMYDNGFKPFSEGQIDTTQMLNEVEKPIRLFMFRQLDGHYDNVELFMSLRDLPAPNNLSEVPTHILIPAFVINELTVAFKMGILIYLPFIIIDMIVASTLMSMGMIMLPPVMISMPFKLILFILVDGWSLIVSSLVRSIL
- the fliQ gene encoding flagellar biosynthesis protein FliQ, with the translated sequence MDSAMITEIVKQSIITIILVAAPVLLISMIVGLIVSIFQATTSIQDQTLTFVPKIMAIFGTLIVFGPWMGETVIDKTLWIFGLIAEVS
- a CDS encoding flagellar biosynthetic protein FliR: MFLESLANNSEIYFLIFARIIALFMTSPILSNAVVPGVVRNSLALMITIVIYPFAKEYMIPDDAISFFF
- a CDS encoding flagellar biosynthetic protein FliR; this translates as MTGFFITIIFAIFQLAGQMFAVQMGFGASQVFDPMAQVQIPVIGQLFNFVALFIFITTGAFQKIFIIGIVRSIEFVKATDLIVQQEFLLDRAIYAFSTLFSQALIIAFPMLGTLILLSVTMGLLAKASPQMNLMMVGFPIQITIGFVMIAFSLPYLIEKFSIILDNNFYFIAEIFSRVANYE
- the flhB gene encoding flagellar biosynthesis protein FlhB, with the translated sequence MSRDLYYKYGEVDLPYIGLQWFAAEDEGRTEDATEQKKKKSREEGKVAKSSELVAALVVLLPISTLGILGSFFWGRLYSMMRFYLSNIDRFELMEFGTLIPSFFSYYGSVVGPIAIIAVISAILANLLQVGFLFTTKAIEPKFEKIAPNIGKYITKTLFSMEAVYNLLKSIFKIGIIGFLAYLNVKSIMPNLVVLMNHSITESFSLIAGTAFKMMIQAAVIMLAISIPDYLFQRNQHLDSIKMSKQEVKEEYKQMEGDPQIKGRLKQKMQEILNSTMIQNVPKADVVVTNPTHFAVALEYDSQTMIAPRVSAKGQDNIALNIKQVAKDNGVPIIENKPLARGLYADTEIGDTVPDKYWSIVATVLAEVKRIDKSIRG
- the flhF gene encoding flagellar biosynthesis protein FlhF; the encoded protein is MMYFTETGRTHQELILLIRDKYGPDATVLSRKKITVGGFLGFFQKDGLEYSGYVSSKGRPKLSENDKKEQKKILDSVKVEKKREDSLQKILDEVKSLKEDIKSAPSNEGGGELPSLLAIENYLFENDFSLSYIKKTLDRLKAELPFAELNDFEITMNRVNSWIEESITIHQDRNKKRNVFILVGPTGVGKTTTIAKLAAQKGLGIAGSQKYSVRMITIDNYRIAAKKQIETYGEIMGIPVTCCESYEDLKREIDINSDVDYIFVDTIGKSPKDFVKLAEMRRILEGCGQECEVHLAFSATTKTWDIREIMKQYNPFGYDSVIITKLDETTRCGNLISLLHEQKQKVSYITTGQMVPQDIEVATKEKIMSLLVGSKQVTKG
- a CDS encoding MinD/ParA family protein, whose amino-acid sequence is MADQAESLRELMKNQNGDNSNTNTAILESTPEKTTGKTRIIAVASGKGGVGKTNISANLAITYAKLGKKVVILDADLGLANVNVILGIIPKFNLYHVIRKQKTMEEIIYETDYGIRMIAGASGFSRIANLTEDERQIFISSFQAFDDADILIVDTSAGVSESVLSFLEAADDVIIVTTPEPTAITDAYGIIKVMSTEIDRTDLNIKLIVNRTQSVMEGKKVATRVINIAGQFLNQKIDYLGCVFDDIAVQNCVRKQKPFTIYEPKCKASMCLDHLVHRLENIEYKEGKGLNSFIRKFINK
- the whiG gene encoding RNA polymerase sigma factor WhiG; its protein translation is MSDVMIDGMTEAEVWKEYKKSGAPRLRDAIIVQYAPLVKYVAGKLAVNMPSNVDFDDLVGYGTFGLIDAVGKYNPNKDVKFKTYAVTRIRGSIFDELRSMDWIPRSVRQKAKEVDLTVQILESHLGRTATEDEIADYMNLSLSDLRKTMVKISGTSLLSLNELWSTGNDNDKVSIQDSIESPSGLQPDVIIEKEEIKRVIAEAITELPDNEKKVLVLYYYEDLTLKEIGQILEVTESRISQLHTRAIVRLRGKLTNIKKGLY